The following coding sequences are from one Ornithodoros turicata isolate Travis chromosome 1, ASM3712646v1, whole genome shotgun sequence window:
- the LOC135379159 gene encoding uncharacterized protein LOC135379159: MYLDGAKFAIQTDHQALAWLSRLKNPAGRLARWSLTLQRYDFSIEYRRGTSNKVADALSRAPLPLEDVVTTQELVAAVGQAGTDGEQAWGHIVSRKDIVEAQRTDGLCQLVVRWLETTGPADAGDAEERFDSYQLSEDGLLVRYIPQADDEEIGGNPFRIVVPRKLLITDHFTKWVELYPLRKLVSARIWGRLLDVFSRFGFPDQLITDNASYFTSKVFVDTCSALSIRHKKTSPYHPQANITERVNRNIKMMMVTLTSRHKDWDARLTEIGFATRTTENRSTGFTPAYLSFGREIVFPLENTLRTLREQPRPPYARYAEDIRNRLSTAVRCARENLEVARLEQASQYNKGRRQVTYRVGDLVLRRTHPLSDAAKGFAASLVDRWDGPYRVSAQLTPVTYRLERCSTSEESGPVHITYLKEFIDRILEQEEGQEDSGTSSSQSQPFRGPIDTESQPAEDGTVRGGLPGSPRYNLRPRRPPR; this comes from the exons ATGTACCTGGATGGTGCGAAATTTGCAATCCAgactgaccatcaggcactcGCCTGGCTGAGTAGATTGAAAAATCCCGCCGGAAGACTTGCACGTTGGAGTCTGACGTTGCAACGGTACGACTTCTCGATCGAATATCGGAGGGGGACCTCTAACAAAGTGGCAGATGCGCTGTCTCGAGCACCTCTGCCCCTGGAGGACGTCGTTACCACGCAGGAGCTCGTAGCCGCGGTTGGACAAGCCGGAACGGACGGAGAGCAGGCGTGGGGACACATCGTGAGCCGGAAGGACATCGTGGAAGCCCAGAGGACGGACGGACTCTGTCAGCTTGTAGTAAGGTGGCTGGAGACAACGGGCCCAGCGGACGCCGGAGACGCTGAAGAGAGGTTcgactcctatcagctgagcgaggatggtctTCTGGTGAGGTATATCccccaggcggacgacgaggagATCGGCGGCAACCCTTTCAGGATCGTAGTACCACGAAAGCTAC TcattacagatcacttcacgaagtgggttgagctcTATCCCCTGCGGAAATTGGTGTCAGCTCGGATCTGGGGTCGACTGCTGGATGTCTTTTCGCGGTTTGGATTCCCGGACCAGCTtatcacggataacgcctcgtactttacaagtaaggtgttcgtCGACACATGCTCGGCATTGAGTATCCGACACAAGAAGACGTCCCCCTATCACCCCCAGGCAAACATAACTGAGCGGGTCAATAGGAATATCAAAATGATGATGGTAACACTTACCAGCAGGCATAAGGATTGGGACGCGCGTCTAACGGAGATTGGCTTCGCCACTCGTACGACGGAAAATAGGTCTACTGGGTTCACCCCTGCCTATTTGAGTTTTGGACGGGAAATAGTATTCCCACTCGAAAACACGCTACGAACACTGAGGGAACAACCCCGTCCCCCGTATGCACGATATGCGGAAGACATTCGCAACCGTCTCTCAACTGCAGTTCGTTGTGCACGTGAGAATCTGGAGGTCGCACGACTGGAGCAAGCATCCCAGTACAACAAGGGTCGACGCCAGGTAACATACCGCGTAGGAGACTTAGTCCTGAGGCGGACGCATCCACTTAGCGACGCGGCGAAGGGCTTCGCAGCTTCTCTCGTGGACCGATGGGACGGGCCTTACCGGGTAAGTGCGCAACTTACACCCGTAACTTATAGACTTGAACGTTGCAGTACAAGCGAGGAGTCCGGCCCAGTTCACATCACATACCTCAAGGAGTTCATCGATCGCATCTTGGAGCAAGAGGAAGGGCAAGAGGACTCGGGCACAAGTTCGTCGCAATCCCAACCCTTCCGCGGCCCCATCGACACGGAGTCGCAGCCCGCTGAAGATGGGACAGTTCGGGGCGGGTTACCGGGGTCTCCTCGTTATAACCTCCGCCCTCGTAGACCTCCAAGGTGa
- the LOC135378935 gene encoding uncharacterized protein LOC135378935 encodes MPPRKKHEPDSDEDEPAPVAEDLLRQMASLCTLLTQQLGSSTPAAQPSPDTQLRLNLPVPTFSGYSDSKSAEDFLADLSAYQTAVGATDDVILRRVLPAALWPWSRLRADCKMTSATLDLSSWCAFWAKTLQVWWTPAVSLIGDTIHDWYRERNISVRTTRTLIRLASGAVVPAGGAVRLTLTVDGHRVRQRFVYLPGLAGAMILGRDFIIRMGLVLDLRRGGYQHACSSAFYPFLEWTTPGADQRRTGERAQDDCSKRNREPTGNSDEPKQQAAGVLRGAGPSLPVGEHHGTGYQTPVVATAALHEGLQGFSGTSEQREMLEQALLPFSRTFTEKPGLTEVLEHGIDTGDARPWRCNPRPLSVHKRKLLDAALNEMIETGAVRPSRSPWAFPVVLAPKKDGTARLCVDYRRLNEVTEHLSHLKVVLGRMQAAGLTVNPRKMQLATNRIDLLGFTVESGTVRPNEDKLKAILDYPRPQDVKSLQRFLGMIGFYRQFIPRCSDMTQPLTWLLRKGARWSWGEAQENAFSALTEAIAQVTCLYLPDLNRPFVMQTDASDYGLGAVLLQQHEGELRPVAFASRTLTSPERNYTVTEKECPSYHVRTE; translated from the exons ATGCCTCCCAGGAAGAAGCACGAACCAGACAGTGACGAGGACGAGCCTGCGCCAGTGGCTGAGGACTTGCTTCGACAGATGGCATCCCTCTGTACGTTACTGACGCAGCAGCTTGGTAGCAGCACGCCCGCCGCCCAGCCGTCCCCGGACACGCAGCTGCGCCTGAACTTGCCGGTACCAACATTTTCGGGCTACAGCGACTCCAAGTCGGCTGAAGATTTCCTCGCCGACTTGAGTGCTTACCAAACTGCCGTTGGAGCCACCGACGACGTCATTCTGCGTCGAGTACTTCCCGCAGCGCTG TGGCCTTGGTCCCGCTTGCGTGCCGATTGCAAGATGACATCTGCAACATTGGACCTTTCATCGTGGTGCGCGTTCTGGGCAAAGACGTTGCAGGTTTGGTGGACACCGGCTGTTTCCCTGATCGGCGACACCATCCACGACTGGTACCGGGAGCGCAACATCTCGGTACGGACGACCAGGACTCTCATAAGGCTCGCCTCTGGTGCGGTTGTACCTGCCGGTGGCGCGGTGCGCCTTACCTTGACCGTCGATGGACATCGGGTCAGACAACGCTTTGTTTACCTTCCTGGGCTGGCAGGAGCAatgatcctgggacgcgacttcattatccggatgGGACTTGTCCTGGACTTGCGTCGCGGAGGTTACCAGCATGCATGCAGCAGTGCCTTCTACCCATTCCTGGAGTGGACAACTCCTGGAGCGGACCAACGCCGGACTGGCGAGAGAGCCCAGGACGACTGCTCAAAGCGAAACCGGGAACCGACTGGCAACAGCGATGAACCTAAGCAGCAAGCCGCTGGAGTACTTCGCGGCGCTGGACCATCACTGCCCGTTGGAGAGCATCACGGAACGGGATACCAAACGCCTGTAGTTGCAACTGCTGCCTTGCATGAGGGTCTGCAAGGGTTTTCGGGAACCTCAGAGCAACGAGAAATGCTGGAGCAAGCATTGCTACCCTTTTCCCGGACGTTTACGGAAAAACCAGGTTTGACCGAAGTCTTGGAACACGGCATAGAcaccggcgacgcaaggcctTGGAGATGCAACCCGCGGCCGCTTAGCGTCCACAAGCGCAAGTTGCTCGATGCTGCGCTGAACGAAATGATCGAGACGGGTGCTGTGAGACCCTCGCGCAGCCCGTGGGCCTTTCCGGTGGTACTCGCTCCGAAGAAAGATGGAACCGCAAGGTTGTGCGTGGACTACCGCCGGTTGAACGAGGTGACG gaacacctttcaCACCTGAAAGTCGTGTTGGGACGTATGCAAGCTGCTGGGTTGACTGTCAATCCTCGAAAAATGCAGTTGGCGACTAACCGCATCGACCTGCTAGGGTTTACagtggagtccggcacggtcaggccgaacgaggacaagctgAAGGCTATCCTAGACTACCCTCGCCCGCAGGACGTAAagagcttgcagcgcttccttggtATGATTGGATTTTATAGACAATTCATACCGCGGTGTTCGGACATGACGCAGCCACTAACCTGGCTACTGCGGAAAGGTGCGCGCTGGTCATGGGGAGAAGCACAGGAGAATGCATTCTCCGCCCTGACGGAAGCGATAGCGCAGGTCACCTGTCTGTATCTCCCAGATCTTAATCGCCCATTTGTAATGCAGACAGACGCGAGCGATTATGGACTGGGCGCAGTGCTGTTACAACAGCACGAAGGTGAACTTCGGCCggtggcatttgcaagccgcACGCTGACATCACCTGAACGAAATTACACCGTGACAGAGAAAGAGTGCCCTAGCTATCATGTTCGCACTGAATAA